Proteins from a genomic interval of Streptomyces sp. NBC_01445:
- a CDS encoding MFS transporter — protein MATTTPAGVRGSHAKHGGAAAPGSGTPMTHKQIMEALSGLLLGMFVAILSSTIVTNALPEIVGDLGGGQSAYTWVVTASLLAMTATTPLWGKLADIFSKKALVQIALIVYVGGSVVAGLSQSPTMLIACRVVQGIGVGGLSALAQIVMAAMISPRERGRYSGYLGATFAVATVGGPLLGGVITDTSWLGWRWCFYVGVPFAIIALIVLQKTLKLPVVKRDNVKVDWAGAFFITAAVCTLLLWVTFADDKYDWLSWQTGAMVGGAVVLALIFIFVETKAAEPIIPLRLFRNRTITLASIASLFVGVAMFTGTVFFSQYFQLARGKSPTMSGVMTIPMIGGLFISSTVAGQVITKTGKWKAWLVSGGVLITAGLGLLGTIRYDTQYWHVAIFMALMGLGIGMMMQNLVLCTQNQVAPEDIGSASSTVTFFRSLGGAMGVSALGSIMATRITHYVKDGLTDLGPKGAALGHGGTGGGAIPDLDKLPAPLRTIMESSYGHGIADVFLIAAPIALLALIATLFIKEIPLRTSNSQAVPAAESESEAPVAAVAGAAETEELVPAMAAAVSAPSSDGSTQRLQAVATTAGSVPATASTGGGTPVRGFVRGSESAPVPRAAVTLISLGGRQLGRAVSQGDGAYGLDAPGAGSYVLIASADGYQPQASTVVVGEEPVAYDILLSGTSGLSGVVKSVDSKLPVPGAMVIVTDVRGDVLATGLSGEQGEFTFAELVPGAVTVAVNAAGHRPLALPVEVGGTGVTRVEIELHSGAQVAGVVRAAGGALNDARVTLVDAAGNVVATATTGHDGAYAFTDLDSGEYTVIATGYPPVATGLTVNGGGAEGHDIELAHPGE, from the coding sequence ATGGCAACAACCACACCAGCAGGTGTGCGGGGCAGCCACGCCAAGCATGGAGGCGCAGCCGCCCCCGGCAGCGGCACTCCGATGACGCACAAGCAGATCATGGAGGCGCTGTCCGGGCTGCTGCTCGGCATGTTCGTCGCGATCCTGTCGTCGACGATCGTCACCAACGCGCTTCCCGAGATCGTCGGCGACCTGGGCGGCGGCCAGTCCGCCTACACCTGGGTCGTCACCGCCTCGCTGCTCGCGATGACCGCGACGACGCCCCTGTGGGGGAAGCTCGCCGACATCTTCAGCAAGAAGGCGCTCGTACAGATAGCCCTGATCGTCTACGTGGGCGGCTCGGTCGTGGCCGGCCTCTCGCAGAGCCCGACCATGCTGATCGCCTGCCGCGTGGTGCAGGGCATCGGCGTCGGCGGTCTGTCCGCCCTCGCGCAGATCGTCATGGCCGCGATGATCTCCCCGCGTGAGCGGGGCCGTTACTCCGGCTACCTCGGTGCGACCTTCGCCGTCGCCACCGTCGGCGGCCCGCTGCTCGGCGGCGTCATCACCGACACCTCGTGGCTCGGCTGGCGCTGGTGCTTCTACGTCGGTGTGCCGTTCGCGATCATCGCGCTTATCGTTCTGCAGAAGACGCTCAAGCTCCCCGTGGTCAAGCGGGACAACGTCAAGGTCGACTGGGCCGGTGCCTTCTTCATCACCGCCGCGGTCTGCACCCTGCTCCTGTGGGTGACCTTCGCCGACGACAAGTACGACTGGCTGTCGTGGCAGACCGGCGCGATGGTGGGCGGCGCTGTCGTCCTCGCGCTGATCTTCATCTTCGTGGAGACCAAGGCCGCGGAGCCGATCATCCCGCTGCGGCTCTTCCGCAACCGCACCATCACGCTCGCCTCGATCGCCTCGCTCTTCGTGGGTGTCGCGATGTTCACGGGCACCGTGTTCTTCTCGCAGTACTTCCAGCTGGCGCGCGGCAAGTCGCCGACGATGTCCGGTGTCATGACGATCCCGATGATCGGCGGCCTGTTCATCTCGTCGACCGTCGCGGGCCAGGTCATCACCAAGACCGGCAAGTGGAAGGCGTGGCTGGTCTCCGGCGGCGTGCTCATCACGGCGGGCCTCGGACTGCTCGGCACGATCCGCTACGACACCCAGTACTGGCACGTCGCGATCTTCATGGCGCTCATGGGTCTCGGCATCGGCATGATGATGCAGAACCTCGTGCTCTGCACCCAGAACCAGGTCGCTCCCGAGGACATCGGTTCGGCCAGCTCCACGGTCACCTTCTTCCGCTCCCTCGGTGGCGCGATGGGCGTCTCGGCGCTCGGTTCGATCATGGCCACGCGCATCACGCACTACGTCAAGGACGGCCTCACCGACCTCGGCCCCAAGGGCGCTGCCCTGGGCCACGGCGGCACCGGCGGCGGCGCCATCCCCGACCTCGACAAGCTCCCCGCGCCGCTGCGCACGATCATGGAGAGCTCGTACGGGCACGGCATCGCGGACGTGTTCCTGATCGCCGCCCCGATCGCGCTGCTCGCGCTCATCGCCACGCTGTTCATCAAGGAGATTCCCCTGCGTACCTCGAACTCCCAGGCTGTTCCGGCCGCCGAGTCCGAGTCTGAAGCGCCTGTGGCCGCGGTTGCCGGTGCTGCCGAGACGGAGGAGCTCGTTCCGGCCATGGCGGCCGCGGTCTCCGCGCCCTCCTCGGACGGCTCGACCCAGCGCCTTCAGGCGGTCGCCACGACGGCGGGCAGTGTCCCGGCGACGGCGTCCACCGGTGGCGGCACCCCGGTCCGCGGCTTCGTCCGCGGCTCCGAGAGCGCCCCGGTCCCGCGGGCGGCGGTCACGCTGATCTCGCTCGGCGGACGCCAGCTGGGCCGCGCGGTCTCCCAGGGCGACGGCGCCTACGGCCTCGACGCCCCCGGCGCCGGTTCGTACGTCCTGATTGCCTCGGCCGACGGCTACCAGCCGCAGGCCTCCACAGTCGTCGTCGGCGAGGAGCCGGTCGCGTACGACATCCTGCTCAGCGGCACCAGCGGCCTGAGCGGCGTCGTGAAGTCCGTGGACAGCAAGCTGCCGGTCCCCGGCGCCATGGTCATCGTGACCGACGTCCGCGGTGACGTCCTGGCCACCGGACTCTCCGGCGAGCAGGGCGAGTTCACCTTCGCCGAGCTGGTCCCGGGCGCCGTGACCGTTGCGGTCAACGCGGCGGGCCACCGTCCGCTCGCGCTGCCCGTCGAGGTCGGCGGCACCGGGGTCACCCGGGTCGAGATCGAGCTGCACTCCGGTGCGCAGGTCGCCGGTGTGGTCCGGGCCGCGGGCGGTGCGCTGAACGACGCGCGGGTCACGCTCGTCGACGCGGCGGGCAACGTGGTCGCCACGGCGACGACCGGTCACGACGGCGCGTACGCCTTCACCGACCTGGACAGCGGCGAGTACACGGTCATCGCGACCGGCTACCCGCCGGTGGCCACCGGCCTGACGGTCAACGGCGGCGGCGCCGAGGGCCACGACATCGAGCTCGCCCACCCCGGCGAGTGA
- a CDS encoding PPOX class F420-dependent oxidoreductase, protein MAPSIATNTRVSLDELLDFVRPRHRALLLTARADGTPQASPLTCGVDDSGRIVVSTYPERAKTRNAKRNPQVSVVILSDDWNGPWVQIDGTAEVIDPPESVEPLVEYFRNISGEHPDWDEYRAAMLKQGKSIIRITPQRWGPVATGGFPAHLAPSE, encoded by the coding sequence ATGGCACCCAGCATCGCGACCAACACCCGTGTCTCCCTGGACGAGTTGCTCGACTTCGTCCGCCCGCGCCACCGCGCGCTCCTGCTGACCGCCCGCGCCGACGGAACCCCGCAGGCCTCCCCCCTGACCTGCGGGGTCGACGACTCCGGGCGGATCGTCGTCTCCACCTATCCCGAACGCGCCAAGACCCGTAACGCCAAGCGGAATCCGCAGGTGAGCGTGGTCATCCTGAGTGACGACTGGAACGGACCGTGGGTCCAGATCGACGGCACCGCGGAGGTCATCGACCCGCCCGAGTCGGTGGAACCGCTGGTCGAGTACTTCCGCAACATCTCGGGCGAACACCCGGACTGGGACGAATACCGCGCCGCGATGCTCAAGCAGGGCAAGTCCATCATCCGGATCACACCGCAGCGATGGGGACCCGTGGCGACCGGCGGATTCCCGGCGCATCTCGCCCCGAGCGAGTAA
- a CDS encoding MarR family winged helix-turn-helix transcriptional regulator, whose amino-acid sequence MAEQSQYEQLARQFSAFGAVKRDLARSLPHDCPAGSAAVLMLLGQYGEMRMSRLAELLAVDMSVTSRHVAHVAERGWIDRSPDPADKRSRILSLTDQGVKQIELLSERSTELLAYRLSDWSDDEVGQLIAMMSRLRDSFGDCRYTPRLAQALPDATEETTRTPA is encoded by the coding sequence GTGGCCGAGCAGAGTCAGTACGAACAGCTCGCCCGACAGTTCAGTGCCTTCGGTGCCGTCAAACGAGACCTCGCGCGGTCCCTGCCGCACGACTGTCCGGCCGGTTCGGCCGCGGTCCTCATGCTTCTCGGCCAGTACGGCGAGATGCGGATGAGCCGCCTGGCGGAACTGCTCGCCGTAGACATGTCCGTGACCAGCCGCCACGTGGCGCACGTCGCCGAACGCGGCTGGATCGACCGGTCGCCCGACCCCGCCGACAAGCGCTCCCGCATCCTCAGCCTCACCGACCAGGGCGTGAAGCAGATCGAGCTGCTCTCCGAGCGTTCGACCGAACTGCTCGCCTACCGGTTGAGCGACTGGTCCGACGACGAGGTCGGGCAGCTGATCGCGATGATGAGCCGGCTCCGCGACAGCTTCGGCGACTGCCGATACACGCCGCGACTCGCGCAGGCACTTCCGGATGCCACCGAAGAGACCACCCGTACACCCGCGTAA
- a CDS encoding YceI family protein, with the protein MGLSARIRTRDGWALPHAVVTVTDMTGAQVLRAEADDEGAVHDAVTLTPGPYVVIVTAVGYAPTASTAMVTASGRADVGTVVLARQGGAELPPPGPWTIDPVHSSVGAVAQHLGISSVHGRFTEFGGRIEIAQDVEKSRVEAVIKASSIDTGNGMRDGHLKTPDFLDVETFPEITFRSTGLEPAGSDRWTVHGELTLHGVVRPVDLNLSYLGTGADPWGGTRAAFRATTELKREDFAMNYNQVVQAGISAIGTTLKVELDIQAVQGDSLPQV; encoded by the coding sequence ATGGGACTGAGCGCGCGGATCCGTACCAGGGACGGATGGGCTCTGCCGCACGCCGTCGTGACGGTGACCGACATGACGGGTGCGCAGGTGCTGCGGGCCGAGGCCGACGACGAGGGGGCCGTGCACGACGCGGTGACCCTGACCCCGGGCCCGTACGTGGTGATCGTGACGGCGGTCGGTTACGCGCCGACGGCGTCCACGGCGATGGTGACGGCGAGCGGCCGTGCCGACGTCGGCACGGTGGTCCTCGCCCGGCAGGGTGGCGCCGAACTGCCGCCGCCCGGGCCGTGGACGATCGACCCGGTGCACTCCTCCGTGGGCGCGGTCGCGCAGCACCTCGGCATTTCGAGCGTGCACGGCCGGTTCACGGAGTTCGGCGGGCGCATCGAGATCGCCCAGGACGTGGAGAAGTCGCGGGTGGAGGCGGTCATCAAGGCGTCCTCCATCGACACGGGCAACGGCATGCGGGACGGGCACCTGAAGACGCCCGACTTCCTGGACGTCGAGACGTTCCCGGAGATCACGTTCCGCTCGACCGGCCTGGAGCCGGCCGGGTCCGACCGCTGGACGGTGCACGGTGAGCTGACGCTGCACGGTGTCGTACGGCCTGTGGACCTGAACCTCAGCTACCTCGGCACGGGGGCGGACCCGTGGGGCGGCACCCGGGCGGCGTTCCGGGCGACGACCGAGCTGAAGCGCGAGGACTTCGCGATGAACTACAACCAGGTCGTCCAGGCGGGCATCTCCGCGATCGGCACGACGCTGAAGGTGGAGCTGGACATCCAGGCAGTGCAGGGGGACTCGCTGCCGCAGGTATGA
- a CDS encoding TetR/AcrR family transcriptional regulator: MAKAADRAGRPARTSVWLEGKTPRTRRSEAPSTLDRERITAATVRLLDAEGLAKFSMRRLAAELGVTAMSVYWYVDTKDDLLELALDRVFGEMELPEPAAPDGDWRTPLRQLAGVYRASLVRHPWTSPLTGHFLNIGPHSLAFSRQVQRIIEDTGLTLQGQRGAIAAVFQFVYGYGTIEGHFVQRCADAGMTQDEYYHHAMGAFGELAPEMAEDYENARVLMAGTEGHKVEDIREADFQIALDLLVAGIDTMVAAQRNASG; encoded by the coding sequence ATGGCGAAGGCAGCCGACCGCGCGGGGCGTCCGGCGCGGACGAGCGTCTGGCTGGAGGGCAAGACGCCGCGTACCCGCAGGAGCGAGGCGCCCAGCACGCTCGACCGGGAGCGGATCACTGCGGCCACGGTGAGACTCCTCGACGCGGAGGGCCTCGCCAAGTTCTCGATGCGGCGCCTCGCGGCCGAGCTCGGCGTGACCGCGATGTCCGTCTACTGGTACGTCGACACCAAGGACGACCTCCTGGAGCTGGCCCTCGACCGCGTCTTCGGCGAGATGGAACTGCCCGAGCCCGCGGCGCCCGACGGCGACTGGCGCACCCCGCTGAGGCAGCTCGCCGGGGTGTACCGCGCGAGCCTGGTCCGCCACCCCTGGACCTCCCCGCTGACGGGTCATTTCCTCAACATCGGCCCGCACTCGCTGGCGTTCTCGCGCCAGGTGCAGCGCATCATCGAGGACACCGGCCTCACCCTGCAGGGCCAGCGGGGCGCGATCGCCGCCGTCTTCCAGTTCGTGTACGGGTACGGGACCATCGAGGGCCACTTCGTGCAGCGCTGCGCGGATGCCGGGATGACCCAGGACGAGTACTACCACCACGCGATGGGCGCCTTCGGCGAACTGGCCCCGGAAATGGCCGAGGACTACGAGAACGCGCGGGTGCTGATGGCGGGCACCGAGGGGCACAAGGTGGAGGACATCCGCGAGGCCGACTTCCAGATCGCGCTCGATCTGCTGGTGGCGGGCATCGACACGATGGTCGCGGCCCAGCGGAATGCCTCCGGCTAG